A single region of the Sphingobium sp. TKS genome encodes:
- the istA gene encoding IS21 family transposase, translating into MPGHHISDQQVFLFMTHRRQHTQAVAAAKAGISERSARRIENDPQLPSQKKKERHWRTRADPLEPFWPRVEELLQIDGIIAVTVFETLQDEFGEDAVPDAIRRTLERRIARWRALHGGEKEIFFPQHHEPGRQGLSDFTVCDSLKVTVAGETLAYRLYHFRLAASGWEHAAVVLGGESFAALSEHLQDALWKLGGAPAEHRSDSLSAAYKNLDADAQRDFTRSYDELCRHYGMLATRNNRGEAHENGSIEGPHAHLKRRLDQALRRRGSRDFVSIEAWREFVEAQVARQNRRHAAHIDAERRVLKALPARRTTDFAMVTVDVTRNGTVAIDRVTYSVPSRLVGRRLNAHLFDDRIELFLGPDRVMSTPRVRISHPHRGHSIDFRHMIGNLRRKPGALRNLVYREALFPDHAYRRAWQAFDAQLDGRQACRDAVALLDIAARGDCVDVLARRIDEALDRGRLPDVDALRDEFLPTARSQRDVTIPPPDLHSYNSLIASGEVY; encoded by the coding sequence ATGCCGGGCCACCACATTTCCGATCAGCAGGTATTTCTCTTCATGACCCATCGTCGCCAACACACCCAGGCCGTCGCGGCTGCCAAGGCCGGTATCAGCGAGCGCAGCGCACGCCGGATCGAGAACGATCCGCAGCTTCCGTCCCAGAAGAAGAAGGAGCGCCACTGGCGCACCCGCGCCGATCCGCTCGAGCCATTCTGGCCACGCGTCGAGGAGTTGCTCCAGATCGACGGTATCATTGCCGTCACGGTCTTCGAGACGCTCCAGGACGAGTTCGGCGAGGATGCTGTTCCCGATGCGATACGACGAACACTTGAACGCCGGATCGCCCGCTGGCGGGCACTGCACGGCGGCGAGAAGGAGATCTTCTTCCCGCAGCATCATGAGCCCGGTCGGCAGGGCCTGTCGGATTTCACGGTATGCGACAGTCTCAAGGTCACCGTTGCCGGCGAGACCCTGGCCTATCGCCTTTACCACTTCCGCTTGGCGGCGAGTGGCTGGGAGCATGCGGCTGTCGTGCTGGGCGGGGAGAGCTTTGCCGCCCTTTCGGAGCACCTGCAGGATGCCTTGTGGAAGCTGGGCGGCGCGCCGGCCGAACACCGCAGCGATTCCCTGTCAGCCGCCTACAAAAACCTCGACGCCGATGCGCAGCGGGATTTTACCCGAAGCTATGACGAGCTGTGCCGTCATTACGGCATGCTCGCTACCCGCAACAACCGCGGCGAGGCGCACGAGAACGGATCGATCGAAGGTCCCCATGCCCATCTCAAGCGACGGCTCGATCAGGCCTTACGCCGGCGGGGAAGCCGCGATTTCGTCAGCATCGAGGCCTGGCGCGAGTTCGTTGAGGCGCAGGTCGCCAGACAGAACCGGCGGCATGCTGCGCACATCGATGCAGAACGCAGGGTACTCAAGGCGCTGCCCGCAAGGCGAACCACCGATTTCGCCATGGTCACCGTCGATGTCACCCGCAACGGCACCGTCGCCATCGATCGGGTTACCTATTCGGTGCCTTCCCGCCTCGTCGGACGGCGCCTCAACGCGCATCTCTTTGACGATCGCATTGAGCTCTTCCTCGGTCCGGACAGGGTAATGTCCACGCCGCGTGTGCGGATCAGCCATCCCCACCGGGGGCACAGCATCGATTTCCGGCACATGATCGGTAACCTGCGCCGCAAGCCTGGTGCGCTGCGCAACCTCGTCTACCGCGAAGCCCTGTTCCCCGATCACGCCTACCGGCGGGCCTGGCAAGCCTTCGATGCCCAACTCGATGGACGGCAGGCCTGCCGCGATGCCGTCGCGCTGCTCGATATCGCCGCCAGGGGCGACTGTGTCGACGTGCTGGCCCGGCGGATCGATGAGGCACTCGACAGAGGGCGCTTGCCCGATGTCGATGCGCTCAGGGACGAGTTCCTGCCAACCGCAAGATCGCAGCGCGATGTCACTATCCCGCCTCCCGATCTGCACAGCTACAACAGCTTGATCGCCAGCGGGGAGGTGTACTGA
- a CDS encoding RNA polymerase sigma factor: MPSNAAALTRLMFAEERALKRLFARMVERESLEDTLQSLWIRVQRVADDPAIEDMGAFLFYLARCVALDQGRAEARRKRLQREIESIVWGVDYVLPVDQVAIAKDGLSRVLARAEALPEPTRTIFYLNRMENIPQRDVAKRLGVSRTTVEKHMRRALAALCAALAES; encoded by the coding sequence ATGCCATCTAATGCCGCCGCTCTTACCCGGTTGATGTTCGCGGAGGAACGGGCGCTGAAGCGGCTTTTTGCACGCATGGTTGAACGCGAAAGCCTCGAAGACACTCTTCAGTCCCTTTGGATCCGGGTGCAACGCGTCGCGGATGACCCGGCTATAGAGGATATGGGGGCGTTCCTGTTCTATCTTGCGCGTTGCGTCGCGCTCGATCAGGGTAGGGCCGAGGCGCGCCGCAAACGGTTACAGCGGGAGATCGAGAGTATCGTCTGGGGCGTGGATTATGTCCTTCCAGTTGACCAAGTCGCGATTGCGAAGGACGGCCTCAGTCGCGTTCTTGCGCGGGCAGAAGCCCTGCCGGAGCCAACCCGCACGATCTTCTATCTCAATCGAATGGAAAACATCCCGCAGCGCGATGTCGCCAAACGGCTGGGGGTCTCCCGGACCACGGTCGAAAAGCACATGCGGCGCGCTCTCGCTGCTCTCTGTGCGGCGCTGGCGGAAAGCTAA
- a CDS encoding FecR/PupR family sigma factor regulator: MHERDPGPTSAAQSWVVRLTSGDMNDREMRRFRDWVAKPDNERAFQLAVANWRTLGALREGLARTITLPSASSVMRRKLTRWVSFMIPSLNRNG; the protein is encoded by the coding sequence ATGCATGAACGCGACCCTGGACCCACCTCCGCCGCGCAAAGTTGGGTCGTGCGCCTCACTTCTGGAGACATGAACGACCGTGAGATGCGGCGATTCCGCGATTGGGTCGCGAAGCCGGACAACGAGCGGGCGTTCCAGCTCGCAGTGGCGAATTGGCGTACACTCGGCGCGCTCCGTGAGGGTCTGGCCCGCACGATCACATTGCCCTCTGCGAGTTCGGTGATGCGACGCAAGCTCACGCGTTGGGTGAGCTTTATGATCCCTTCCCTTAACCGAAATGGCTGA
- a CDS encoding LysR family transcriptional regulator — protein sequence MIKKRPASRSTSLLSTEPGGLGQRGLPRGALGKGIPASFRANLKQIDWTDLELFLNVAEAGSIRAGAIRTRRAINTVRNRLARMEDVLGELIARRGRDGLQLTQSGQALLRIAREMHSSRQSAAHQDAESGQRMRVRIAATEGLGTYWLTPRILEFQAATQLRIELHCDMQRVDMAEGDFDIAVQLEQPEVASSLCFRLGTLHLMPFASDKYLREAGVPQSVDDWPDHRLVWQEADQVASQLLPFFVGTVDTGDLISLTTNSSLTHFRAVAAGGGIGFLPTYARAISRLVRPIDIGVHLKREILCVLNPARAQSPEVERAVDWLTSAFSGEKYPWFRDEFVHPRDFDQTATAANVTSLFEGYIDGLDASGDT from the coding sequence ATGATCAAGAAGCGGCCAGCCTCTCGCTCGACCTCCCTGCTGTCGACAGAGCCTGGCGGCTTAGGCCAACGGGGTCTTCCGCGTGGAGCGCTTGGGAAGGGAATTCCGGCGTCCTTCCGGGCCAATCTCAAGCAAATCGACTGGACGGATCTCGAGCTCTTTCTGAACGTCGCCGAGGCCGGAAGCATCAGGGCCGGTGCAATCCGCACGCGCCGTGCGATCAATACCGTACGCAACAGGCTGGCGCGAATGGAGGATGTTCTGGGAGAGCTCATCGCCCGACGCGGCCGCGATGGTCTGCAACTTACGCAATCCGGCCAGGCATTGCTGCGTATCGCCCGAGAGATGCATTCGTCGCGGCAAAGCGCGGCGCATCAGGACGCGGAAAGCGGACAGCGGATGCGCGTCAGGATCGCGGCGACCGAGGGATTGGGTACCTATTGGCTGACGCCGCGCATTCTCGAATTCCAGGCCGCGACCCAGCTTAGGATCGAACTGCATTGCGACATGCAGCGCGTGGACATGGCAGAGGGTGACTTCGACATTGCAGTTCAACTCGAGCAGCCGGAGGTGGCCAGTTCGCTGTGCTTCCGCCTGGGGACACTCCATCTGATGCCGTTCGCGTCCGACAAGTATCTGCGAGAAGCGGGCGTGCCGCAATCCGTCGATGACTGGCCTGATCACCGATTGGTTTGGCAGGAGGCGGACCAGGTCGCTTCACAGTTGCTCCCCTTCTTTGTGGGCACAGTCGATACGGGCGATCTGATCAGCCTGACCACGAACAGTAGTTTGACGCATTTCCGCGCGGTTGCCGCAGGGGGTGGCATAGGATTCCTTCCGACCTATGCCCGCGCCATCAGTCGCTTGGTGCGCCCCATCGATATCGGTGTCCACCTCAAGCGCGAGATCCTGTGTGTCTTGAATCCCGCCCGCGCCCAATCCCCCGAGGTGGAGCGGGCCGTAGATTGGCTGACATCGGCCTTCTCGGGGGAGAAATACCCCTGGTTCAGGGACGAGTTCGTTCACCCGCGCGATTTCGATCAGACTGCGACCGCTGCAAATGTGACGAGCCTGTTCGAAGGGTACATCGATGGTCTAGATGCCAGCGGCGATACGTAG